In the genome of Chloracidobacterium sp., one region contains:
- a CDS encoding site-specific DNA-methyltransferase, producing MQRTKALGLLHKQVKKDSAMSRVGTPDYLLVFRKPGDHRHPVKCDIPVEVWQKYASPVWWDINYNNTLNGREGRHENDERHICPLQLETIERAIHLWTNEGDTVLTPFLGIGSEAFQAIKMNRKAIGFELKDSYFDLAVKNVRGAVEGKNQLSIFECAAA from the coding sequence ATGCAGAGAACAAAGGCTCTGGGGCTTTTGCACAAACAGGTCAAGAAAGACTCCGCAATGTCTCGTGTCGGCACGCCGGATTATCTGTTGGTTTTCCGCAAGCCGGGCGATCATCGGCATCCGGTCAAGTGCGATATTCCCGTCGAGGTCTGGCAAAAATACGCATCGCCGGTCTGGTGGGATATCAACTACAACAACACGCTCAACGGACGCGAAGGCCGTCACGAAAACGACGAGCGGCATATTTGTCCGCTGCAATTGGAAACTATCGAGAGGGCGATCCATCTTTGGACAAACGAAGGCGATACAGTTCTGACGCCGTTCTTAGGGATCGGGTCCGAAGCATTCCAGGCGATCAAAATGAACCGCAAAGCCATCGGGTTCGAGTTGAAAGATTCGTATTTCGATCTTGCGGTTAAGAATGTGCGCGGGGCCGTGGAAGGCAAAAATCAACTGTCAATTTTCGAGTGTGCTGCCGCGTGA